A genome region from Planctomycetota bacterium includes the following:
- a CDS encoding sigma-70 family RNA polymerase sigma factor produces the protein MSPSPRRVDQLWLDYQRTRDERLKADLARACMRRVYAIAKKLRAEMGGVPSLQDLVDAGLVGLMEAFERFDPARGVYFETWCSWRVLGAMRDDQRKRAWASEAVRLKAQRLRRAAAEMASARGRTPTDDELAEALGVSTAEVAELWRRAERRRPVSLDSAHEDGGADSDPALADRQADPAQLLLAKEARELLLNALKELPDKQRYTLLLYYFEKLTMAQVGKVLEVSESRVSQLHAAALRTLARRLGPRKDELLSALGV, from the coding sequence TTGAGCCCCTCGCCCCGCCGAGTGGACCAGCTCTGGCTCGACTACCAGCGCACCCGCGACGAGCGGCTGAAGGCCGACCTCGCCCGCGCCTGCATGCGGCGCGTCTACGCCATCGCCAAGAAGCTGCGCGCCGAGATGGGCGGCGTGCCCAGCCTCCAGGACCTGGTGGACGCGGGCCTGGTGGGCCTCATGGAGGCCTTCGAGCGCTTCGACCCCGCGCGCGGCGTCTACTTCGAAACCTGGTGCTCGTGGCGCGTGCTGGGCGCGATGCGCGACGACCAGCGCAAGCGCGCCTGGGCGAGCGAGGCCGTGCGCCTGAAGGCCCAGCGCCTGCGCCGCGCCGCCGCCGAGATGGCCAGCGCGCGCGGCCGCACCCCCACCGACGACGAGCTGGCCGAGGCCCTCGGCGTCTCCACGGCCGAGGTGGCCGAGCTCTGGCGCCGCGCCGAGCGGCGCCGCCCCGTCTCCCTCGACAGCGCGCACGAGGACGGCGGCGCCGACAGCGACCCGGCCCTGGCCGACCGCCAGGCCGACCCCGCGCAACTCCTGCTGGCTAAAGAGGCGCGCGAGCTGCTGCTCAATGCCCTCAAGGAGCTGCCGGACAAGCAACGCTACACACTGCTCCTTTACTACTTCGAGAAGCTCACCATGGCCCAGGTGGGAAAGGTGCTCGAGGTCAGCGAGAGCCGCGTCTCGCAGCTCCACGCGGCCGCCCTGCGCACCCTCGCGCGGCGGCTCGGTCCGCGCAAGGACGAACTCCTCAGCGCGCTCGGCGTCTGA